The following coding sequences lie in one Miscanthus floridulus cultivar M001 chromosome 9, ASM1932011v1, whole genome shotgun sequence genomic window:
- the LOC136482429 gene encoding uncharacterized protein, producing the protein MATDSSPPASQQPFKLILGSSSVARKHILEEMGLEFQVMTADIDEKSIRRENPDDLVMVLAEAKADAIMSRLNLADYQKEGNQPTLLITSDIVVVHEGIIREKPTTKEEAHQFLKGYSGGHVSTVGSVVVTNLTTGKRLGSLDKAEIYFHDIPEEVIESLIDEGVVFRVAGGLLLEHPLTLPFVEAVVGSSDSVMGLSKEIANKLIHDALST; encoded by the exons ATGGCCACGGACTCCTCACCGCCCGCCAGCCAGCAGCCCTTCAAG CTGATCCTGGGGTCGTCGTCGGTGGCGCGAAAGCACATCCTCGAGGAGATGGGGCTGGAGTTCCAAGTCATG ACTGCGGACATCGACGAGAAGAGCATCAGGAGGGAGAATCCTGATGACTTGGTGATGGTCCTCGCGGAGGCCAAG GCTGATGCTATCATGTCCAGACTGAACCTTGCTGACTACCAGAAAGAAGGCAATCAACCAACACTCCTGATCACTTCTGACATA GTGGTCGTCCATGAAGGGATTATTAGAGAAAAGCCAACCACCAAGGAAGAAGCACACCAATTCCTGAAAG GCTATTCTGGAGGTCATGTGTCAACTGTTGGGTCTGTAGTTGTAACTAATCTTACAACTGGGAAGAGACTTGGAAGTTTGGACAAAGCTGAG ATTTATTTCCACGATATACCAGAAGAGGTCATCGAGAGTTTG ATCGATGAGGGAGTAGTATTTAGGGTTGCAGGTGGCTTGCTGCTTGAACATCCATTGACACTGCCATTTGTCGAAGCAGTG GTTGGTTCTAGTGATAGCGTCATGGGGCTCTCAAAGGAGATCGCAAATAAGCTAATTCACGACGCACTGTCTACTTAG